GCCGCCGGAAGATGACAGCTATCGCGAAATGCAGAGCAAGGGCCTGCCAGTGATTGCCATTGACCGTCGCCTCGACCCCGCGCACTTCTGCTCGGTGATCAGCGACGACCGCGAGGCCAGCCGCCAACTCACCGAAAGCCTGCTGGGCAGCAAGCCTCGCAGCATCGCCCTGATCGGTGCGCGTCCGGAGCTGTCGGTCAGCCAGGCACGCGCCGGAGGATTCGACGAGGCCCTGCAGCGTTTTGATGGCGAAGTTCGCCGTTACGAAGGCGACGCCTTCAGCCGCGCCTGTGGCCAGCGCCTGATGGAAACGCTGATCGACGAGCTCGGCGACCTGCCCGATGCCCTGGTGACGACCTCCTATGTGTTGCTGCAAGGCGTCTTCGATGCCCTGCAAGCCCGTGCCAGCGAGCCACGCGAGCTGCAACTGGGCACCTTCGGCGACAACCAGTTGCTCGATTTCCTGCCGCTGCCAGTCAACGCCATGGCCCAACAGCACGGCCAGATCGCCGCCACCGCGCTGGAACTGGCCCTGGCCGCCATTGAGCAGAAGACCTACGCCCCCGGCGTACACGCCGTGGCGCGAACCTTCAAGCAGCGCATCTCGGCCTGAACATGCGCCTGATCGACACCCACACCCATCTGGATTTCCCCGACTTCGACGCCGACCGCGAGCGCCTCCTGGGCAACGCCGCGGCGCTGGGGGTCGAGCGCATGGTGGTACTGGGGGTGGATCAGGGCAACTGGCAGCGAGTCTGGGACCTGGCCTGCAGCGACACACGCCTGCCGGCCGCCCTCGGCCTGCACCCGGTGTACCTCGAGCAGCATCAGCCCGAACACCTGGCGCAACTGCGCGGGTGGCTCGAACGCCTGCGGGGCGACCCGCGCCTGTGCGCGGTCGGCGAGTTCGGCCTGGACTATTACCTGCCCGAGCTCGACAAGGCACGCCAGCAGGCCTTGTTCGAAGCGCAATTGCAGATGGCCTGCGACTTCGAATTGCCTGCGCTGCTGCACGTACGCCGCAGCCATGCCCAGGTGATCGCCACGCTCAAGCGCTACAAGCCCGTACGCGCAGGCATCATCCACGCCTTCGCCGGCAGCTACGAAGAAGCACGCGAATACATCAAGCTCGGATTCAAATTGGGCCTGGGTGGCGCCGCCACCTGGCCGCAAGCCTTGCGCCTGCGCAAGACCTTGCCGCGCTTGCCACTGGAGAGCGTGGTACTGGAAACCGACGCGCCAGACATGCCGCCGGTGATGCACCCCAATGCGCGCAACAGCCCCGAACATCTGCCCGATATCGCCCGAGCGCTGGCCGAGGTCATGGGCGTGGAGTACGTTTCGCTGGCCGCGGCCAGTACGCGCAACGCTTGTGAGCTGTTCGGCTGGTAGCTTGGCAGGCGGTCACTCTTCGAACAGGGTGCAGGCCATCACCAGGGCGTCTTCACGTCCGCCAGCGGCCGGGTAGTAATCCCGACGCCGACCGATTTCGTTGAATCCGTAGCGTTCGTACAAACGATAGGCCGACTGGTTGCTGGCACGTACTTCCAGGAAACATTCGCGCCCATTGAGCTGCCAGGCTCGCGCCATCAGGTGTTCGAGCAGCCGCAAACCCAGGCCGCGCCCCTGGTTTTCTGGCTTGACCGTGATGTTGAGCAGGTGCGCTTCGTCGATGATCACGTTGATCACGCCATGCCCGACCTGTTGCTGGCCGTCGAACATCAGCCACACTTCGTAGGACTTGAGCGCATCCTGGAAGATCCCGCGGGTCCAGGGGTGGCTGAAGGCGGCATATTCGATCTTCAGCACGCTATCCAGATCCGCCTCGGTCATCGGGCGGAAACTGATCGAGTCACTCATTCAACGCTCTTCCAGCGCGCCATCAGCTGGCGCATCGCTTTCCAGACGTCCGCCTTGCGTTGCGGCTCGTCCATCAACAGTTCAAGACCCGGCAACGCCCAGACGTCGCCCAGGCCATCGATCTTCAGTGCTTGGTAGTAGGCCTGGGCATCGGCGTCGCCGGCAAAACGCACCGCTGGCAGGCCGATCAGCCACAAGCAGGTGCAGGGGACCTCTTCGAGGCGGGCCTGGATGAAACCCTGGACGAAATCACGCGCAGCCTCCGGCCCCTGCTCCATGTTGCCGCGCACGAACAGCGGCCAGCGCACCGGCTCGCCGATGATCTGCGGCGCGTCCGGCAGGCCGGCGGCGCGCAGCATGTCCTTGAGCAACAGGTAAGAAGGGTCGCGGCTCTGGAACGGCTGGCCGGTGGCGAGTTCCACCAGCAACAGGCACGTGCCGGCACGCAGCAGCTGCAGGGCGAAACGCGGCGGCGGCACAGGCGCCGGACGTGCGGCCTTGGGGGCTTCCTCTTCGCGCTCGACCGGCTTGGCAACGGGCTTGGGCGTGCTGCCGGGGCGTGGGATCTCGATTTTCGGGCGTTCGCCGGAGCGGGCATGGGTCGGCGCGGCTTCGCCTTGCGCAGGCGCCTGGCGCACCGGCTGCGCCTCGACATCCAGATCCTCGACCGGCGCCAGCGGCAACAGCAGCTCGGGGCGCGAAGGCGCGGCGAACGGCAGTTCGGCACGCGGCAGCCAGTGCACCACTTGCATGGCGGAAAGGTAGGCGCGGCGGCGGGGTTCGGTCAGCAAGGCTCGGGTATCCGGGGGCTTGGTTCAGTCGGGCATTCTAACGCTGTTGGCGGCGGCGTGCCGCAACAGGCTGGCGGAAATTTATCGCCTGTGCCGACCCTATCGCGGGGCAAGCCCGCTCCCACAGGTACAGCGCCAGCCCCACCGACGGTGATAAGCCCGCGAAGAGGCTGGCACAGATCAACGCAAATCCCGGACCAAGGGGTGAAATCCTCCCCCCCGTATGCAGTACAATCGCCCCTTTTATTTGGCAAGAGTCGACCCGCCAATGATCGAACCCAAGCGCGTCCTGCGCGCCCTAGCCGAACACTGGGCCCTGATCGAGCCGCTGTGCGAGCGCTTCGACCAGGGCACCCTGAGCCTGGTCGAGCTGCGTCAGCAACTGGCCCGCCAGCAGGTAGAGAGCACGCCGCAGGACATCACCCAGCTGCTCGACGTGTGGATTCGCCTGGATATCCTGGTCCCGGTGGCCAAGAGCCCGAACCGCTTCGAGCTCAACGCGCAGATCCACGACTTCCTCGCCTACCTGCGTCGCGAGCACCGCCTGGGCCTGTGCCTGGAGATCGAAGCCTACCTGCGCCACCTCGAGCGCCTGGCCGGGCACATCCAGGACGCCTTCGACAACCGCGACAGCGACGACCTGGCGCGCCAACTGCGCCTGCTCGACATGCGCGTGCGCGATGTGTTGAAGAAGCTCGACAACGACGAACAGGCGCTGGTCGCGGTGGCCGAACGGGCCAAGACCAGCAACCGCCAGATCCCGCTGCGCCAGCGTTACGCCGAAGTGCTGGCGACCTGGGACGAATACGTCGAGCCGATGATCCAGCTGGTCAACGCCGATGGTGCCTTCGAGCAGGGCGTACGCAAGGTCGAGACCGTGCTGCTGCGCCTGTTGGGCGAGCAGGCGCGCCTCGGCCACTTGGTCGATGACGACATGCTGCTGCGCACCCACGCGCGCATCCTCGAGATGCAGACCAGCGCCCAGCTCACCCTGCGCCACGCCCGCGAGCTGCTGCTGCCGCTGCGCGAGGAAGCGCGCCGGCATAACGCCGTCACCCGCGGCGCGGCACTGGCGCTGTCGGTGATCCGCAAGAAAGGCATCGATGCCGTACCGCAAGCGGCCATGCCGATGTTCACCCGTCCGCAAAGCACCTTCCTCGGCAGCGCCAGCCAGGTCGAGGCCTATGTCTATGCCCTGGCCCGCTTCGAGCCCAAGCCTGCGCGCTTCCCCAAGGCGCACAAGACCCACAAGGGCCCGCTGCCACGTGCGCCGCGTACGGTCAAGGAAATGCTCGAGCGCTGCGAAGACGCCCTCCCGCTGCCCGACCTGATGGTCTGGCTGCTGGAGCAGGAACCCGAAGGCGCCACCGACGAGTTGCTGTACTGGTTCTCGCGCCTCTCGCGCGAGAAGCGCTTCAGCCGCGAGCGCCTGCAACGCCAGGACTACACCACCCGCGAACACCTGGTCAGCCTGCGTTCCTTCGCCCTGACATCCAGCCGCGAACAACAACCGGCAGCCACCGAATCCACCGCGAGCCCAGCCAATGCATCTTGATCTTTCCGAACTGTCCCAGCTCGCGCCGATCTTCCGCGAGCTGTTCAAGGGCTTCCACGTCAGCCGCCGCGACCCGGAACTGTACGCCCAACTGTCGAACTTCCAGGACCAGTACCGCACCCTGTTCAAGGCGCTCGGTTTCGAGTTGGTCTGCGACACCCGTGGCTTCTACTACTTCGTCCCCGAACAGGCCGCCGCGCAGGTCAACAAGACCGCCCAGCGCCTGTCGCTGTTCACCTTCATCCTGGTCGAGCACCTGGCCGACCAGGGCCGCGATCCGATGGCCGTGCTCGACGGCGGCAGCATCGGCCGCGACGAGTTGCCCTCGCTGCTGGAGAAATACCGCGACCTGTTCCTGCAAGCCGAAGTGCAGACGGTCGAGGAGCTCGAAGAGAAGATCCTGCGCCGCATGACCCAGCTGGGCTTCGCCCACGAAGAAGGCGGCATCTACCGCTTCCTGCCGCCGATGCACCGCTTCCTCGATGTGTGCCTGTCGGTCCAGCAGGACCGCGACCTGGCCGCCACCCTGCACAGCGACCTGCCGCTGCCGGTCCCGGTGCTGGTCGAGGAAGAAACCCCGGAACAACTCAACCGCACCGACGATCCGCTCGACCTCACCCCCTTCGAGGGCGAAGAGAGCGAAGAGGACGCCCTGGCCCGGGCCATCCGCGAAGAGCAACAGGAGATTGACGCATGAGCCAGGAACGCTACGGCATTCGCCGCTTCGCACTGCTCAACACCGCCGGCTACAGCCTCGGCCTGTTCCCGCTGGAACATCCGCTCTCGGTCTATGGCGCGAACAACCTGGGTAAATCGGCATCGATCAACGCCCTGCAATTCCCGATCCTGGCGCGCATGTCGGACATGAGCTTCGGCAAGTACAGCCTGGAGCAATCGCGGCGCTTCTACTTCGCCAGCGACACCAGCTACATCCTCTGCGAACTGAACCTGCCCCACGGCCCGCACGTGATCGGCGTGGTCGGGCGCGGCCCGGGCGGCGGCTTCGGCCACCAGTTCTTCGCCTACCAGGGTGAGCTGGACCTGGCTCACTACCAGAAAGACGACACCTGCCTGCGCCAGAAAGAGCTGTTCACCAACCTCGAGCGCAACGGCCTCAAGGCGTACGAACTCAAGCCGGACGAACTGCGCCGGCTGCTGGTCGGCGGCCACACCTCGGTGCCGCTGGACCTCACCCTGATCCCGCTGCGCTCGACCAGCGAGCAGAGCCTGAAGACCTTCCGCGCGCTGTTCATCAACTTGCTGCACATGCGCGAGATCACTGCCGCCAAGCTCAAGCAGCTGTTCCTGGATGCCTTCGAGCACAGCCTGCGCTCGGGCAGCGTCGACTACATCGCGGCTTGTGAAGAAGCCTTCCGCGACGTGCGCCGCATGGAGCAGGACTACAACGCCCTGGTCGCTGCCGGCCCGCTGGTCGAAGCACTTGCCGGCGGCGTGGCCCAGCGCGACATCCTGCGCGGCAAGCTGCACCGCCTCTCCCCCCTGCTCGACAGCCTGCTCGGCACCTGGCAGGACTACGCCGTAGCGCGCAAGGAAGAGCTGGTGATCCAGGCCGAGCACTACCGCGCCGAGCAGGATGGCTTGCAGAACGACCAGCGTGGCGGCACCCAGGAGCTGATGCGCCTGGAACGCGAGATCACCGGCATCCAGCGCTGGCTCGGTGAGCTGTCGGTGCTCAAGCACCGCTTCGCCCTGGTCGATGACGTCAAGGTCCTGGAGCAGCAACTGCTCGCCGCCAAGGACGCCCATGACGAGCTGGCCGGCGCCCTGGCGCAGTCGCGCCAGTTCTCCGCCGAAGACCTCGACGAGCGCGTGCGCGACCTCGAAAAACGCGTCAAGGCGGTCAAGCAGCAGCTCGAACACGCCGACAACAACAGCTACGCACGCCTGCGCGAAGAGTTCTCGCAACAGGACGTCGACCGCCTGATGCGCCTGTTCAACGGCGCGCTGTTCAGCCTGCCGCTGGGTGACCGGGGCATCGAACTGGACGACAGCGACCTGTGGGTCAAGACGCTTGAAGGCGTGCTCGACAGCTTCAAGGGCGAGCGCTTCGAAGTGCCGGGCCTGTCCATCGACCTGTCGCACATCGAGCCGCCAGCGCTGCAGGCCCTGGCCGACCGTGCGGCTCTGCGCGACCAGAAAGAGCGCCTGGAAAAGGAGCTCAAGCAGCTCAAGACCCAGCAGGCCGTGGCCCTGGACCGCGCCGCGAGCAAGGCCCAGACCGAGGCGCTGTACCAGCAGGTGCTGGATGCGCAGAAGGCCCTTGAGGACTTCCGCCGCACCGAGACCCTGAGCGCCGAAGAGCCAGAGAAAATGGAGCAACTGGCGCAGTTCGAAGCCGCCCAGGACGAGCTCAAGCGCTCCAGCGACGCCTTCACCGAACGCGTCCAGCAGTTGTCGGCCAAGCTGCAACTGGTCGGCCGCCAGATCGCCGACATGGAAGCCAAGCAGCGCACCCTGGACGACGCCTTGCGCCGCCGCCAGCTGTTGCCGGCCGACCTGCCGTTCGGCACGCCGTTCATGGAGCCGGTCGACGACTCGATGGACAACCTGCTGCCGCTGCTCAACGACTACCAGGACAGCTGGCAGGCGCTGCAGCGCGTCGACAACCAGATCGAGGCGCTGTATGCCCAGGTGCGCCTGAAAGGTGTGGCCAAGTTCGACAGCGAAGACGACATGGAACGTCGCCTGATGCTGCTGATCAACGCCTACTCGCACCGCACCGAGGAAGCCCTCACCCTGGCCAAGGCGCGCCGCGCGGCAGTCACCGACATCGCCCGGACCCTGCGCAACATCCGCAGCGACTACGACAGCCTCGAGCACCAGCTGGCGCTGTTCAACCGCGAGATCAACAAGCGCCAGGTGTCCAACCTGGAGAGCTTCCGCGTGGTGCTGGCGCCGAACAAGGAAGCGCTAAAGCACATCGATCAGATCATCCACAGTGCCGGCCAGTACGAGGAAGGCGAAACGCTGTCGGTGTTCGACCTCACGCAGAGCGCCGAGCAGGATCACAAGAACGAAGAGGCCAAGGAGTACCTGGCGCGGCTGGTAGCGGCCAACCACAACCAGTTGGGCCTGAAAGACCTGTTCGAGCTGGCCTTCGAGATCACCAAGATCAACAGCCAGCCGGTGATCCACGCCGACATCGACGGCGCCGCATCCAACGGCACCACCATGACCATCAAGGCGCTGACCAACATGTACCTGTTGCTGCACCTGATGGACCGCGACCTGGCCGGGCGCATCCGCCTGCCCTACTACCTCGACGAAGCGGCGGACATCGACGAACGCAACCAGGCGGCGCTGCTGGAGACCAGTCAGCAACTGGGCTTCGTGCCGATTCTGGCGAGCGTGAAGCCGCAGGTGTCGGCGCGCGTGGCGATCGACCTGGAAGGCGGCAGCGGGCCGAACGGGATCTACATCGACGAGGCGGACTGGAAGTACATCAGCCGCCGGGATGTGGAGACAGCGGTGATTCGGGAGCAAGCTGTAGAGACGACAGCCTGAGAATTATCAGGGCGGGGCTTTCCAGGCCCCGATCGGGGCCATCACAGCGGAATATTATTGTTTTTACATGAGACGAGCGTTTTTTTAGCGCTTTGGAGCCAGCATTAGCGTTTTGGCCAAGCTCCAGCCATTATCGTTTTGGCATCCTGCCAAACGAAAATTAATGCTTTTGCACCGCGATTAAAGGATTTCCACTATGCAGGTTGGTTTCAATGCCCTCGCCGAACGGTACGGCATCTCCTTGGTGCAACCCCTGCGCGTCAACTCTCTGATCGGAACCAGTCGCCAGAGCCGTGACAGTGGGGACCAGATCGAGAATCGCTACCCTCCCAACTACCGCCCAAACGACGACTTCGCCGGCCAATTCGCATTCGGGCTCAAATACGAAGAGATCCATCTCGAATTCTTCGCACGGCTATTCGCGGCCATCGGACCTCAGCCAATCGAATCCTGGTGCCGGGATGAGCCTTTCGGCCAGTACGCCCGTCGCTGCGCATTCCTTTACGAATGGCTGACCCAAGAACGTTTGGATCTTCCAGACATCACCAATGGCGGCTACATCGACGCCATCGCATCCGACCAATACCTCACACGCACCGAGCCAGTGCGCATCCGACGCTGGCGGATCAATAACAATCTCCCGGGCACCGATAATTTCTGTCCTATCGTACGAAGGACAGCAGCGGTCCAAGAGGCATTGCGATTCGATCTTGGTGCCGAGCTGAATGAACTGGACCGTACTTACGGGGCGGACATACTCCTGAGAACAGCCAGCTGGCTGACGTTCAAGGAATCGCGCGCCAGTTTCCTGATCGAGAAGGAGGCAGACCAGGCGGATCGCATCCAACGCTTCGCCCATGTCATCGCCCAACATTGCGGCCGTATCCAAGATCCGCTCAGCGGCCAAAGCCTCCAGGCTTTGCAAACCGAGATTCTTGGCCACGATGCATTTGGTCTGGGGCTGCGGCGGTCACCCGTTTTCGTCGGGCAGGCCACGATGCGAGACAACATCGTGCATTACATTGCGCCTCACTTCGATGACCTGACATCGATGCTCGATGGCTTGAAGGGCTTTGAGCGCGCAACTGAAGGGGCGGAGTCACTCGCCCGCGCCGCAGTGATCGCATTCGGTTTCGTCTACATTCATCCCATGCGGGACGGTAACGGGCGAATCCATCGCTTCCTGATCAACGACACCCTCGCGCGTGACAAGGCCATACCGGAAGGTGTGATCCTGCCGGTGTCAGCCACCATTACCAGCTCGGCCGAATTCAGAGCAGGTTATGACCGTGCACTGGAAGTGTTTTCGCGGCCTTTCATGCGACGCTATGCGACGGCCTACCACTTCGGCGAGACGATTGATCACGAGGACGGAACACCGAGCAACTTCTTTTTCGACGACTACGAGGACGCCAGGTTCGCTTGGCGATACCCGGACTTGACCGAGCACGTGCTGTACACCGCACGCGTTGTCGCCCACACCGTTCGCACGGAAATGGCGGAGGAGGCCAGAGTACTGATGGTCTTCCAGCGTGCCTTGGAGCGCATCAAGGATGTTGTCGAGATGCCAGACCAAGATGCCAACCGCATCATTCGCTCCGTCAAGGAGAACGGCTGGAAGATTTCCGGGAAGCTCAAGAAACAGTATCCGCCACTGGATGACGAACGCCGGGCGACTCGTATTGTGGAAGCCGTCCGGTCCGCATTCGAAGGCGACGACATCGACGAAACCGACGAGTAGCCCTCAAGCCTGCGCTGCGAAGGGCCTACTGGCCGAAATCGACCAGTGCCACGAGGGAGTCAATGCGCCCAAGGCAGGATCGGAATCGCTGTCACCGCATTCTGCGGGCTACCTTCGACTATCCGGTCGCTGTACACCAGGTACACCAGCGTATTGCGCTTCTTGTCGAGAAAACGCACCACCTGCATGGTCTTGAACACCAGCGAGGTGCGTTCCTTGAACACCTCCTCGCCATCCTTGAGCTCACCCTTGAAGTTGATCGGCCCAACCTGACGGCAGGCGATCGATGCCTCTGCGCGGTCCTCCGCCAACCCCAACCCACCCTTCACGCCGCCGGTCTTGGCTCGCGACAGGTAGCAGGTCACACCCTCGACCTTGGGATCGTCAAACGCCTCGACCACGATGCGGTCGTTGGGCCCAAGGAACTTGAACACGGTGGACACCTGGCCGATTTCCTCGGCGCCGGCCAGCATCGGCAGCATCAGCGCTGCCACGGCAAACATCCTTTTCAGCATGGGCGTCTCCTTCAGACCAGGACCAGGTTGTCGCGGTGCACCAGCTCGGGTTCGGCGCTGTAGCCCAACAGGCTTTCGATGGCGTCCGACGGCTGGCCGATGATCTTCTGCGCCTCCAGGGCGCTGTAGTTGGCCAGGCCACGGGCCACTTCCAGGCCATCGGGGCCGACGCAGACCACCATCTCGCCACGGCGGAAGCTGCCCTGCACAGTCTTCACGCCGACCGGCAACAGGCTCTTGTTCGACTCACGCAGGGCCTTCACCGCACCGGCATCGAGGACCAGCGTGCCGCGAGTCTGCAGGTGGCCAGCCAGCCACTGCTTGCGCGCAGCGAGCATGCCGCGCTCAGGCGACAGCAAGGTGCCCAGGCGCTCGCCGGCCTTCAGGCGGTCCAGTACACGCTCGATACGGCCACCGATGATGATGGTATGGGCACCGGAGCGCGCAGCCAGGCGTGCGGCACGCAGCTTGGTCTGCATGCCACCGCGCCCCAGGGCGCCACCGGTACCGCCCGCCACGGCGTCGAGCGACGGATCGTCGGCGCGGGCTTCATAGATCAGTTGGGCTTCAGGGTTGTTGCGCGGGTCGGCGTCGAACATGCCGTCGCGGTCGGTGAGGATCACCAGCAGGTCGGCCTCGACCAGGTTGGCCACCAGCGCGGCCAGGGTGTCGTTGTCGCCGAAGCGGATCTCGTCGGTGACCACGGTATCGTTCTCGTTGATCACCGGCACCACGCCCAGGTCGACCAGGGTGCGCAGGGTGCTGCGGGCATTGAGGTAGCGCTTGCGGTCGGAGAGGTCGTCGTGGGTCAGGAGGATCTGCGCGGTGTGCTTGCCGTGCTCGCCGAAGCTCGACTCCCAGGCCTGCACCAGGCGCATCTGGCCGAGCGAGGCAGCCGCCTGCAGCTCGTTCATCGCGCTCGGTCGCGTGGTCCAGCCCAGCTGGCTCATGCCTGCGGCCACGGCCCCGGAGGAGACCAATACCAGTTCCACGCCCGCTTCACGCAGTGCGACCATCTGCTCGACCCAGACCGCCATCGCACCACGGTCGAGGCCCTTGCCATCGGCGGTCAGCAGCGCACTGCCGATCTTCACGACCCAGCGCTTGGCGCCCGTCACCTTGCTTCGCATCTTCTCTTCCAACCTATGTCGAATCTGTAGATACCAAAACGCCGCTCATTTGAGCGGCGTACCGTGAGAGGGTGTTGAGGCCATCGCGGGACAAGCCCGCTCCCACAAGGATCGCAGCGGACCTGTGGGAGCGGGCTCGTCCCGCGATGGGCTCAACGCCCAAGCCTGATCACGGCACACTGCTCGAAGAGCGGCGTCCAGTGTACTGCAACCGGTCAGTCGCGCACGTAAATGATTTCCGGGCCGTCCTCGTCGTCCTCGAAGTCATCCCAGTCGTCATCGTCGCCGATGTCGTGGACGCTCTTGACGCCGGTACGACGCAGGGTACGAGCGTCGTCCAGGGCCTGAAGCTGGGCACGGGCCTCGTCTTCGATGCGCTGGTCGAGTTCGTTGAGCTCGGCGGCGTAGGCCGGGTCGTTGGCCAGGCGGTCGGCGCGGTCTTCGAGGAAGCGCATCAGGTCGTGGCTGAGCTTCTCGGTGCCCTGCTTGGAGATAGCCGAGATCACGTAGACCGGGCCATCCCAGTTCAGGCGATCGACGACTTCCTTCACACGCTCGTCACGCTCGTCTTCCATTACCATGTCGGCCTTGTTCAGCACCAGCCAGCGCTCGCGATCGATCAGCGCCGGGCTGAACTGCGCCAGCTCGTTGATGATCACTTCGGCCGCATCGGCCGGGCTGCTCTCGTCCAGCGGCGCCAGGTCGACCAGGTGCAGCAGCACACGGGTACGGGCCAGGTGCTTGAGGAAGCGGATACCCAGGCCGGCACCTTCGGAGGCGCCCTCGATCAAGCCGGGAATGTCGGCGATGACGAAGCTCTTCCAGCGGTCGACGCTGACCACGCCCAGGTTCGGCACCAGGGTGGTGAACGGGTAGTCGGCAACCTTCGGCTTGGCGGCCGAGACGGCGCGAATGAAGGTGCTCTTGCCGGCGTTCGGCAGGCCCAGCAGGCCGACGTCGGCCAGCACTTTCAATTCCATCTTCAGGTCGCGCTGGTCGCCCGGCTTGCCAGGCGTGGTCTGGCGCGGCGCACGGTTGGTACTCGACTTGAAACGGGTGTTGCCCAAGCCGTGCCAGCCGCCCTGGGCGA
The Pseudomonas putida genome window above contains:
- the cgtA gene encoding Obg family GTPase CgtA; its protein translation is MKFVDEVSIRVKAGDGGNGCMSFRREKFIENGGPNGGDGGDGGSVYMVADENLNTLVDYRYTRHHEAQRGQNGGSTDCTGKKGEDLFLRVPVGTTVIDASTQEVIGDLITPGQKLMVAQGGWHGLGNTRFKSSTNRAPRQTTPGKPGDQRDLKMELKVLADVGLLGLPNAGKSTFIRAVSAAKPKVADYPFTTLVPNLGVVSVDRWKSFVIADIPGLIEGASEGAGLGIRFLKHLARTRVLLHLVDLAPLDESSPADAAEVIINELAQFSPALIDRERWLVLNKADMVMEDERDERVKEVVDRLNWDGPVYVISAISKQGTEKLSHDLMRFLEDRADRLANDPAYAAELNELDQRIEDEARAQLQALDDARTLRRTGVKSVHDIGDDDDWDDFEDDEDGPEIIYVRD
- the proB gene encoding glutamate 5-kinase; translation: MRSKVTGAKRWVVKIGSALLTADGKGLDRGAMAVWVEQMVALREAGVELVLVSSGAVAAGMSQLGWTTRPSAMNELQAAASLGQMRLVQAWESSFGEHGKHTAQILLTHDDLSDRKRYLNARSTLRTLVDLGVVPVINENDTVVTDEIRFGDNDTLAALVANLVEADLLVILTDRDGMFDADPRNNPEAQLIYEARADDPSLDAVAGGTGGALGRGGMQTKLRAARLAARSGAHTIIIGGRIERVLDRLKAGERLGTLLSPERGMLAARKQWLAGHLQTRGTLVLDAGAVKALRESNKSLLPVGVKTVQGSFRRGEMVVCVGPDGLEVARGLANYSALEAQKIIGQPSDAIESLLGYSAEPELVHRDNLVLV